Below is a window of Virgibacillus sp. NKC19-3 DNA.
AGCTCATGTTACTCAATGTCCGTACTGCATTGATTCGCATACACAGAACGCAAAAGCAGCGGGAGCTACACTTGAAGAACTGACGGAAGCTGTATTTGTGGTGGCAGCTCTGGAGGCAGGTGGTGCAGTAACCCATAGTACTCATATTCCAAATGCAAAAAATGAGGAAGCACAAGACGCACTATATACGCGCTCCAATCTAGAAAGACTTGGCAATTTAGGTAAGTATGCTCCTGAAGGTTTTAAGGGATATTCTGGTTTTAATACAGCAGCAATGAAAGCTGGAACATTAAGCGAGAAATTCAAAGAAATAATTGGAGTAGCGGTAGCTCATGGAACCCAGTGCCCATATTGCATCGATGTTCATACAAAAAATGCGGATCAAGCTGGAGCAACCGATGAAGAATTAGCCGAAGCGGTACTTGTGACGTCTGCTCTACTTGCAGGCGGGGCTTACGCACATATGGCTAATATGATTGAGAGTTACGGAGAATAAGTAAGAAAGAATACGTGGGCGGATTCTTCTGCTTGTTGTGAAGCAGAAGAACTGTCTTCGTACTTCTTTGGAGAGGAGATACGCTATTGATCAAAGCTATTCTATTTGATCTGGATGATACATTACTTTGGGATGAGAAAAGCATCAAAGAGGCTTTCAAAGCAACTTGTCAGCTTGCTGCGGAAAGGTATGCGATTGATCCGGCTTTATTGGAAGCAAATGTACGGAAAAATGCCGAGACGTTATATGCCTCTTATGATACATATGATTTTACTACGATGATTGGCATTAGTGCTTTCGAAGGGCTATGGGGGAATTTTGCGGATGAAGGGGAATCTTTTCGTAAAATGAGGGAGATTGCTCCTGCCTACCGAGAGGAAGCATGGACGCGAGGACTGAAAGATTCCGGCATTGATAATCCAGCGTTTGCCTATGAACTGGCTTCGACGTTTCCTGTGATTCGCAAGGAAAAGCCCTTTGTGTATAACGATACATTTCGTGTGTTGGATCAGTTAACAAGGAACTATCAATTACTGTTGCTCACCAATGGTTCCCCTGACTTGCAGCAGACAAAACTGAATATTACACCGGAACTTGCGCCGTATTTTGACCATATTGTTATCTCAGGGGATTTCGGGAAGGGGAAGCCAGCCCCGACTATTTTTGAGCATGCACTGGAGCTTCTTTCTATTCAAAAGGATGAGGCACTAATGGTTGGGGATAACTTGATGACAGATATTCTTGGGGCGTCACGTGCAGGAATAGATTCTGTTTGGGTCAATCGTAAACAAAAAGTTGCAAATGAAGTTATCCCGACTTATGAAATCACCGAATTGGAAGAGTTAGTGCCACTGGTAAAAAATAGGTGCTAAACAAGAAGCGCACAGTGTAAATCTACTGTGTGCTTCTGCTTATAAATCTATCGCTGTCACTTCATAAATCTCATCGAGTTCTTTTAATGCTTCTAGTTCTTTTTC
It encodes the following:
- a CDS encoding carboxymuconolactone decarboxylase family protein — encoded protein: MSQNLYQKSHMAHLNQLKDLAPEQMQAFGAFNEAVLKEGALTKKEKEIIAVAVAHVTQCPYCIDSHTQNAKAAGATLEELTEAVFVVAALEAGGAVTHSTHIPNAKNEEAQDALYTRSNLERLGNLGKYAPEGFKGYSGFNTAAMKAGTLSEKFKEIIGVAVAHGTQCPYCIDVHTKNADQAGATDEELAEAVLVTSALLAGGAYAHMANMIESYGE
- a CDS encoding HAD family hydrolase; the encoded protein is MIKAILFDLDDTLLWDEKSIKEAFKATCQLAAERYAIDPALLEANVRKNAETLYASYDTYDFTTMIGISAFEGLWGNFADEGESFRKMREIAPAYREEAWTRGLKDSGIDNPAFAYELASTFPVIRKEKPFVYNDTFRVLDQLTRNYQLLLLTNGSPDLQQTKLNITPELAPYFDHIVISGDFGKGKPAPTIFEHALELLSIQKDEALMVGDNLMTDILGASRAGIDSVWVNRKQKVANEVIPTYEITELEELVPLVKNRC